A section of the Bombus huntii isolate Logan2020A chromosome 5, iyBomHunt1.1, whole genome shotgun sequence genome encodes:
- the LOC126865626 gene encoding G1/S-specific cyclin-E1 has translation MPQTSLHGKKSQTYLQGGKVVTQTLKRKRRATEISEDSENVYPPSKIPALSHVSYTESCHTVHSLENSCTPHQVSPLKEQQEPATWSELRTATCFLTPSSSNNTSNRPSPLPSFPWADGSQVWSLMCLGDQKTITQRNPQMFQRHPTLQPRMRAILLDWLIEVCEVYKLHRETYYLAMDYIDRYLSIHQNVPKNQLQLIGITCLFIAAKVEEIYPPKIAEFAYVTDGACTEEEILGKELVILKGLGWNLSPVTAPGWLNIYMQIESGDWSRPNAFIYPQYGGLQYSQAAQLLDLATLDEGSLKFPYSHIAAAAIYHTQGRECALRVSRIPWEQLAPCVKWLTPFAMTAAEEHSQCLLRSTITPVESHSGSGLKAAVPNIVMDESHRIQTHVVDLNMLERAQQRLVHEIPSTDTNESDSNAEPGRQSPNESGLLTPPSSSQKNSTTPSRPPPQLHPYT, from the exons ATGCCACAGACGAG TTTACATGGGAAAAAATCACAGACTTATTTACAAGGAGGAAAAGTAGTAACACAAACTTTAAAACGTAAAAGACGGGCAACAGAAATTTCTGAAGATTCAGAAAATGTATATCCGCCTAGTAAAATACCAGCTTTGTCACATGTGTCATATACAGAATCATGTCATACAGTACATTCTTTAGAAAATTCATGTACACCACATCAAGTATCTCCATTGAAAGAGCAACAAGAGCCAGCCACATGGTCTGAATTAAGAACTGCAACATGCTTTTTAACACCATCATCTTCTAATAATACATCAAATAGACCTAGCCCATTACCATCATTTCCATGGGCTGATGGTTCTCAAGTTTGGTCTCTTATGTGTTTGGGAGATCAAAAGACTATTACTCAAAGAAATCCACAAATGTTCCAAAGGCATCCAACATTACAACCAAGAATGCGGGCAATTTTGTTAGATTGGTTGATTGAAGTTTGTGAAGTATACAAACTACATAGAGAGACTTATTATCTTGCAATGGATTATATAGACAGATATTTGTCCATTCATCAAAATGTACCCAAAAATCAATTGCAATTAATAGGCATTACATGCCTTTTCATAGCTGCCAAG GTTGAAGAAATATATCCACCCAAAATAGCAGAGTTTGCATATGTTACTGATGGAGCTTGCACAGAGGAAGAAATTTTAGGAAAAGAATTAGTGATTTTAAAAGGCCTTGGGTGGAACTTATCCCCAGTCACTGCTCCTGGCTGGCTTAATATCTATATGCAAATTGAATCAGGCGACTGGTCAAGGCCAAATGCATTTATTTACCCACAATATGGAGGTCTACAATATTCTCAGGCGGCTCAACTATTAGATTTAGCTACATTGGATGAAGGAAGTTTGAAGTTCCCTTATAGTCACATAGCTGCAGCAGCTATCTATCATACGCAAGGAAGGGAATGTGCTTTAAGAGTATCACGCATTCCATGGGAGCAGCTTGCACCCTGTGTCAAATGGCTTACGCCCTTTGCAATGACAGCTGCTGAAGAACATTCTCAGTGCCTTTTAAGGTCTACAATAACACCTGTGGAGTCTCATTCTGGATCTGGACTTAAGGCAGCAGTGCCTAATATTGTAATGGATGAATCACATCGTATACAGACTCATGTTGTAGATTTAAACATGCTAGAAAGGGCGCAGCAACGATTAGTACATGAAATACCTTCTACTGATACAAATGAATCTGACTCTAATGCTGAACCTGGTAGACAGAGTCCAAATGAAAGTGGTCTTTTAACTCCACCATCTAGTAGtcaaaaaaattctaccaCACCGTCGCGTCCTCCACCGCAGTTACATCCGTatacgtaa